A portion of the Nitrospira sp. genome contains these proteins:
- a CDS encoding AbrB/MazE/SpoVT family DNA-binding domain-containing protein, which produces MSVTTISPKFQIVIPKDVREKLHLSPSQRLQVLEKGGVITLVPEVPLKSLKGALAGMSKAGVREKKDRL; this is translated from the coding sequence ATGTCCGTGACGACTATTTCACCGAAGTTCCAAATCGTGATCCCTAAGGATGTAAGAGAAAAGCTTCACCTGAGTCCTTCCCAGCGGTTACAGGTCCTGGAAAAAGGTGGAGTGATCACCTTGGTGCCGGAAGTGCCGCTCAAGTCGCTAAAGGGTGCACTCGCGGGCATGTCCAAGGCAGGGGTCCGAGAGAAGAAAGATCGCTTGTGA